In Cydia amplana chromosome 2, ilCydAmpl1.1, whole genome shotgun sequence, the following proteins share a genomic window:
- the LOC134662216 gene encoding YY1-associated factor 2, which produces MDKKNAIRRAKRPSKVLEENYWDCSVCTYRNNAEAFKCSMCDVRKGTSTRKPRINPALVAAQAAGTAPTSSQKRPRSANSLKKKRRPPRLSNVDRSSAQTREVTVSGVTVVITEYKPKKSVSSSSSDVESSNDARP; this is translated from the exons ATGGACAAGAAAAATGCGATTCGGAGAGCCAAAAGGCCTTCTAAGGTtcttgaagaaaactattgggATTGCAGCGTTTGCACGTACAGGAACAATGCAGAAGCCTTCAAGTGCTCGATGTGTGACGTCAGGAAAG GCACGTCAACCCGAAAGCCGCGCATCAACCCGGCGCTGGTGGCGGCGCAGGCGGCCGGCACCGCCCCCACCAGCTCGCAGAAGAGACCTCGCTCCGCCAACTCGCTCAAAAAGAAGCGGCGACCCCCTCGCCTCAGCAACGTCGACCGCAGCTCCGCGCAGACCAGAGAG GTAACAGTAAGCGGCGTAACTGTGGTCATTACAGAATACAAGCCCAAGAAATCAGTGTCCAGTAGCTCCAGTGACGTGGAATCCTCCAACGACGCGCGTCCGTGA